One window of the Capnocytophaga haemolytica genome contains the following:
- a CDS encoding PLD nuclease N-terminal domain-containing protein, with the protein MKRSILQKTYYRLGVPIVQEVKPSVIDECKACKKKALQSGVITSYLLDESGQPVLNAHIINLNSPKNSTTTGLDGKFTLRANPTDNIKITHVSGEQVTVKAGSIPQRMTFKTGFQLDGITLTPKTPSTPNTPAGPKAPEKEIKPRQTQVQVSPNLNDKADTSKKWLWLALIVLGVGVGLYLFNRSSNPKA; encoded by the coding sequence ATGAAAAGAAGCATTTTACAAAAAACATATTACAGGCTTGGCGTTCCTATTGTCCAAGAGGTAAAGCCCTCAGTGATTGATGAGTGTAAGGCTTGTAAGAAAAAGGCGTTACAATCGGGGGTTATCACCTCATACCTACTCGATGAGAGTGGGCAACCTGTACTAAACGCGCACATTATCAACTTGAACAGCCCTAAGAACAGCACCACTACAGGGCTTGATGGTAAGTTCACGCTCAGGGCAAACCCCACTGACAACATCAAGATAACGCACGTTTCAGGGGAACAAGTTACGGTAAAGGCGGGCAGTATTCCTCAGCGAATGACCTTTAAAACAGGGTTCCAGCTCGACGGTATCACCCTCACCCCTAAAACCCCCAGCACACCAAATACACCTGCTGGGCCAAAGGCTCCTGAAAAGGAGATAAAACCACGACAAACGCAGGTACAGGTAAGTCCTAACCTCAACGATAAAGCCGATACCTCTAAAAAGTGGTTGTGGCTGGCACTTATCGTATTGGGCGTCGGTGTAGGACTTTATTTGTTTAACAGAAGTAGTAACCCAAAAGCATAA
- a CDS encoding YcbK family protein, with product MQLTKDFTLEEFACHDKARTPVPTQYVANVKRVAQSLQVLRDYLKKPIVINSGYRTEEHNKAVGGSPNSQHKVGKAADICVEGMTPYQLHQTIERLIAEGKMQQGGLGLYNNFVHYDIRGVKTRWDNRRQKLAQASLAGQLLIIAAIVGSALYIYLQTK from the coding sequence ATGCAACTTACAAAAGATTTCACCCTCGAAGAATTTGCCTGCCACGACAAAGCTCGTACTCCCGTACCCACGCAATACGTGGCTAATGTGAAGAGAGTAGCACAGAGCCTTCAAGTTCTGCGCGACTATCTTAAAAAGCCTATCGTTATCAACAGCGGCTACCGTACCGAAGAGCACAATAAAGCCGTTGGTGGCTCGCCCAACAGCCAGCATAAGGTAGGAAAAGCTGCCGATATATGTGTCGAAGGAATGACCCCTTACCAATTGCATCAAACCATCGAGCGCCTCATCGCAGAAGGTAAAATGCAACAAGGTGGACTTGGTCTGTACAACAACTTTGTTCACTACGACATTCGAGGTGTAAAAACCCGTTGGGACAACCGCCGCCAAAAGTTAGCACAGGCCTCCCTTGCAGGGCAGCTACTCATCATTGCTGCCATCGTAGGTTCAGCCCTGTACATCTATTTACAAACTAAGTAA
- a CDS encoding lysozyme, whose translation MTLSEKGLNFIKRHEGFRSKPYLDAVGIPTIGYGCTFYPDGRKVTMADKPITEAEATTLLRALVAKFEVVMRRLIKVPLTQNQWDALVSLCMAIGTGNFQRSSVLSLVNKNPNDDAIYDAFLKHSSTKKGYMQGLANRRHDEATLYGVKKKP comes from the coding sequence ATGACACTTTCAGAAAAAGGATTAAACTTTATCAAGCGCCACGAAGGATTTCGTTCCAAGCCCTACCTCGATGCTGTTGGCATTCCTACCATCGGCTACGGCTGTACGTTCTATCCTGACGGACGCAAGGTAACGATGGCAGACAAGCCTATCACAGAGGCAGAAGCTACAACCTTGCTGCGCGCCCTTGTCGCTAAGTTCGAAGTAGTGATGCGCCGCCTTATCAAGGTGCCACTCACCCAAAACCAATGGGACGCCCTCGTGTCCCTCTGTATGGCTATCGGTACAGGCAACTTTCAGCGCTCCTCTGTGTTGTCTTTGGTAAACAAAAATCCTAACGATGACGCCATTTATGACGCCTTCCTAAAACACAGCAGCACCAAAAAGGGCTATATGCAAGGCTTAGCCAACCGTCGCCACGATGAGGCGACCCTTTACGGCGTAAAAAAAAAGCCCTAA
- a CDS encoding zincin-like metallopeptidase domain-containing protein — MNSVDKFNALDGKDISRPDLYELLQLAKSEEQTPLVHRIKKVLDAYPTAESFTINLSHKESEVVPRSYLAGVDLYTPEDEENDPELALGKPVSTKEIYKMVTDHIIEMMKDATGDNVTQEWKTDKLYCMPINFDSKKPYGGINVFFIHAQQKKMTGDMVFTNPYFLTFKQVEAHKGKVKKGAVAFKVIYYTELHVYKDNDNPKNNFESYSKEKVVAHLKELGYTDDNLPLISYIPMPKYYNVFNGADIEGIDFGLDEVIIGKMTPEDAEENPAAKLIVKHYPNPPKIEHTDPNEAYYDPQEDVVNVPPFERFIGANAYYRTLFHELTHSTGVKKRLDRVLNTKFGSKEYAFEELIAEFGSVFLSAQAGIMWKTSRNHAEYLKNWAIVLEETEKDNKFMMRASAAAQKAANYILALNSEGEPAFWAELGTPPTPQTSNPTPQPTNFLAKIAKKYPTIPQKEINALFALTKYLKEKAPKKIEKIHPTIHNATLAKLDPEGVFDVTDHKNYWNDTIVFNVSAKGIKHTIELTDLGFKMYIDMINHLNGHPFEEEIHKGIADQLADETIQEIIKSKEDDDFLIGTRKKQRTEATEEKQLPKNTEDWDNYILDRAKKLKIDLSQYPVEKQNNIKYVISTTYYKKWEAFYEKWAKKVKCQPEHIRALMFGSGLAGQPWLVEKDETFYLDDIYIIPAFHLEDLGLAIKKGRSYIFSEIGLEIVHDLQKTRGVTKNYEEYVTDKSAEMKAKGYKWSTVKGDWVKTSNILTKDKLNRMLGNKKKQTALATPHLAVSTDRFKEMSRRELRVYTLEYYNKYLKGHKALIKKALKEVVLTSAAGRKIARGEAMYAAKVAAVEHLKELIENSTYNNWGDRKTTDGKDVIGYMNFKSKLTIDGEKRHVRISLAVYKDRKTELKNMEVGRKEKKTSQPTQNPVGTLQDEEVETSSGRKGTTKKLSTKEKTKKVSKTAPIRPSDNIRLAAPEIPNEEESHDIYVEDLPIDKLTPYLDLSYSSSKDGRTTLADRLNAAPSHREMYHIDRYDMAHFLGNLERKTTDSLVITMTGGQGSGKTRFAFQFIDDLAQRYRVGHVSIEETPDSLLYEQKALQYLNDRAVHNVEAADVRSIAELDALIKRNDVIVIDSYQKLKEIDPKFEIDKDLRKKYNGKLFLVIFQQTVDGKMRGGSKSQYDGDIILFTQKFPDYRDNYVYPDKNRYNSVPASLLRYNIAEKALIPVEAEEEPTQTNVYNLY, encoded by the coding sequence ATGAACTCAGTAGATAAATTCAACGCCTTAGACGGTAAAGATATTAGCCGCCCCGACCTGTACGAACTCTTGCAACTGGCAAAAAGTGAGGAACAAACGCCTCTTGTACATCGTATCAAAAAAGTACTCGATGCTTACCCCACTGCCGAAAGTTTCACCATCAACCTCAGCCATAAAGAAAGCGAAGTCGTTCCTCGCTCTTATTTGGCTGGGGTAGATTTGTACACCCCTGAAGATGAGGAAAACGACCCCGAATTAGCTCTCGGTAAGCCTGTATCCACTAAGGAAATCTACAAAATGGTAACCGACCACATCATCGAGATGATGAAAGACGCCACAGGCGATAACGTTACCCAAGAATGGAAAACAGACAAACTCTACTGTATGCCCATTAACTTTGACAGCAAAAAACCTTATGGAGGGATTAACGTCTTTTTTATACACGCTCAACAGAAAAAAATGACGGGGGATATGGTATTTACAAACCCTTACTTCCTTACCTTTAAGCAAGTGGAAGCCCATAAAGGTAAAGTAAAGAAGGGTGCAGTTGCCTTTAAAGTAATCTATTACACAGAATTGCACGTCTACAAAGACAATGATAACCCCAAAAACAACTTCGAAAGCTACAGCAAAGAAAAAGTAGTAGCACACCTAAAAGAACTCGGATACACAGACGACAATTTGCCCTTAATCAGTTATATCCCTATGCCTAAATACTACAACGTCTTTAACGGTGCAGACATAGAAGGCATTGACTTTGGACTTGATGAAGTTATCATAGGGAAAATGACCCCAGAAGATGCAGAGGAAAATCCCGCTGCAAAACTCATCGTAAAGCACTACCCCAACCCACCCAAAATAGAACATACAGACCCCAATGAAGCCTATTATGACCCCCAAGAAGACGTTGTAAACGTGCCTCCTTTCGAAAGATTTATAGGGGCAAACGCCTATTACCGCACCCTATTCCACGAGCTTACCCACTCCACAGGAGTGAAAAAGCGTCTCGACCGTGTTTTAAACACAAAATTCGGCTCAAAAGAATACGCCTTTGAAGAACTCATTGCTGAGTTCGGCTCCGTATTCCTATCCGCACAAGCAGGTATTATGTGGAAAACATCAAGAAACCACGCCGAATATCTAAAAAATTGGGCAATAGTATTAGAGGAAACCGAAAAAGACAACAAATTTATGATGCGCGCCTCAGCCGCCGCACAAAAAGCCGCTAACTATATCCTCGCCCTCAACTCAGAAGGCGAACCGGCCTTTTGGGCAGAATTAGGCACCCCCCCCACACCTCAAACCTCAAACCCCACACCTCAACCCACCAACTTCTTAGCTAAAATCGCTAAGAAGTACCCCACTATACCCCAAAAAGAAATCAACGCCCTTTTTGCTCTTACCAAATACCTCAAAGAAAAAGCCCCCAAGAAGATTGAAAAGATACACCCAACAATTCACAACGCTACACTCGCCAAATTAGACCCTGAAGGTGTATTTGATGTTACTGACCATAAAAACTATTGGAATGACACCATAGTCTTCAATGTATCCGCTAAAGGAATTAAGCACACCATTGAGCTAACTGATTTAGGCTTTAAGATGTATATAGATATGATAAACCACCTAAACGGACATCCTTTTGAAGAGGAAATACACAAAGGCATAGCAGACCAATTAGCCGATGAAACTATACAAGAAATCATAAAAAGTAAAGAAGACGACGACTTCTTAATCGGCACACGAAAAAAACAACGCACTGAAGCCACAGAAGAGAAACAGCTCCCAAAAAACACAGAGGATTGGGATAACTACATACTCGATAGAGCCAAAAAACTCAAAATAGACCTTAGCCAATACCCTGTTGAAAAACAAAATAATATTAAGTATGTAATTTCCACTACCTACTACAAAAAATGGGAAGCATTTTATGAAAAATGGGCAAAGAAGGTAAAATGCCAACCTGAGCACATCCGTGCATTAATGTTCGGCTCAGGCTTAGCAGGGCAACCTTGGCTTGTCGAGAAAGACGAAACATTCTACCTTGATGATATATACATCATACCCGCTTTTCATCTTGAAGACTTAGGTTTAGCCATAAAAAAAGGAAGGTCTTACATATTCTCAGAAATAGGACTTGAAATTGTTCACGACTTACAAAAAACAAGAGGCGTAACAAAAAACTATGAGGAATATGTTACTGATAAAAGTGCCGAAATGAAAGCAAAAGGCTACAAATGGAGTACTGTCAAAGGCGATTGGGTAAAAACAAGCAATATCCTCACCAAAGACAAACTTAACAGAATGCTGGGAAACAAGAAAAAGCAAACTGCCCTCGCCACCCCACACCTCGCCGTCTCCACCGACCGCTTTAAAGAAATGTCAAGACGAGAGCTGCGTGTTTACACCCTCGAGTACTACAACAAGTATCTCAAAGGGCACAAAGCACTTATCAAAAAAGCACTAAAAGAAGTCGTACTAACCTCTGCCGCAGGGCGCAAAATCGCACGTGGCGAAGCTATGTATGCTGCAAAAGTCGCAGCCGTTGAGCACCTTAAAGAACTCATTGAGAACTCAACCTACAATAATTGGGGCGACCGCAAAACCACTGATGGAAAAGACGTTATCGGCTATATGAATTTCAAGTCCAAACTCACCATTGACGGCGAAAAACGCCACGTTCGTATATCCCTTGCCGTCTATAAAGATAGAAAAACAGAACTCAAAAATATGGAGGTGGGACGTAAAGAAAAAAAGACGTCTCAACCTACGCAGAACCCAGTAGGCACTCTGCAAGACGAGGAGGTTGAGACGTCTTCTGGGCGCAAAGGTACAACAAAAAAACTTTCCACCAAAGAAAAAACAAAAAAAGTTTCAAAAACCGCCCCTATTCGCCCCTCTGACAACATACGCCTCGCCGCTCCTGAAATCCCCAATGAGGAGGAAAGCCACGACATTTACGTTGAGGATTTACCTATCGACAAGCTTACGCCTTACTTAGACCTTAGCTATAGTAGCTCTAAGGACGGACGTACCACACTCGCCGACCGTCTCAATGCCGCACCCTCGCACCGCGAAATGTACCACATCGACCGCTACGATATGGCGCACTTTCTCGGCAACCTCGAACGCAAAACTACCGACAGCCTCGTCATCACAATGACAGGGGGACAAGGTAGCGGAAAAACCCGCTTTGCTTTTCAGTTCATCGATGACCTGGCACAACGGTACCGTGTCGGACACGTTTCGATAGAAGAAACTCCCGACAGCCTTCTCTACGAGCAGAAGGCCCTGCAATACCTCAATGACCGCGCTGTCCACAACGTTGAGGCTGCCGATGTGCGAAGTATTGCAGAACTCGATGCCCTTATCAAGCGTAACGACGTAATTGTCATTGATAGCTACCAAAAGCTCAAAGAGATAGACCCTAAGTTCGAAATTGACAAAGACCTTCGAAAGAAGTACAACGGAAAACTATTTTTGGTCATATTCCAGCAAACCGTAGACGGTAAGATGCGCGGCGGAAGCAAGTCCCAGTACGATGGCGATATAATCCTATTCACCCAAAAGTTTCCCGACTATCGCGACAACTACGTCTATCCCGACAAGAACCGTTACAATAGTGTTCCTGCCAGCCTACTCAGGTATAACATCGCTGAAAAAGCGCTTATACCTGTAGAAGCAGAGGAGGAACCAACGCAAACAAATGTGTATAACCTATATTAA
- a CDS encoding crAss001_48 related protein has protein sequence MDKNVRKQVFTNIFNEKRSLDGKIQKLENFIESNGFKLIDRTQQSLLIAQYEAMLNYSSILEKRLDTLR, from the coding sequence ATGGATAAGAATGTAAGAAAACAGGTTTTCACTAATATTTTTAATGAAAAACGTTCTCTTGATGGAAAAATCCAAAAGTTAGAGAACTTTATTGAAAGTAATGGATTTAAACTTATTGATAGAACGCAACAATCGTTGCTAATAGCGCAATATGAAGCTATGCTAAATTATAGTTCTATTCTCGAAAAGAGGTTGGACACATTAAGATAA
- a CDS encoding PIN domain-containing protein, translating into MILITDSNIIVSALISPRGSCAIILKTRSKLGFCAPSYLFFEVKEHWDVIKKYSPLSEKELRTELDYYKSIITTYNVSEIPTPILDKAFEIIKDIDRDDVFFFGLHLQTGYKIWTGDKELIKGLTKKGYGDIFVKDEEIKAELYRKGKEVEKRKISKPKTTKNAKTTKKK; encoded by the coding sequence ATGATACTCATTACCGATAGCAACATCATAGTTAGTGCCCTAATATCTCCACGAGGTAGCTGCGCTATCATACTAAAAACAAGAAGCAAATTAGGGTTCTGTGCCCCCTCATACCTCTTTTTTGAGGTAAAAGAACATTGGGACGTAATAAAAAAGTATTCACCACTCTCCGAAAAAGAACTCAGAACAGAACTCGATTACTACAAAAGCATAATAACAACCTACAACGTAAGCGAGATACCAACCCCTATATTAGACAAAGCATTCGAAATAATCAAAGATATAGATAGAGACGACGTATTCTTTTTCGGGTTACACCTACAAACAGGGTATAAAATCTGGACAGGCGATAAAGAACTTATAAAAGGACTTACCAAAAAAGGATACGGTGATATATTCGTAAAAGATGAAGAAATAAAAGCAGAACTATACCGAAAAGGGAAAGAAGTAGAAAAACGTAAAATCAGTAAGCCCAAAACCACAAAGAACGCTAAGACAACAAAGAAAAAATAA
- a CDS encoding tyrosine-type recombinase/integrase, which yields MPKKENNTSSRRVFVDYKPAELKKGKEWRISYYAKVPAQNEFKRFRQRVPQMKSTRERERYAQRMIAAINLKLSQGWSPFYEMQDVSYKSLEYCAELFISMQQREVDDGIKRPDTVRSYRSMLDMLMKYVKDKKIELKFIIELDRFFITNYLDYLYYERKNSPRTYNNHLRFLNTFLEWCKDKQFVKQNAAEGIKTKAKTQKKREVLSQAVKEKVRALRDTDFHFYVLCMLTYYCFIRRTELTKLKVKDVQLFRGFILVEGENSKNKKTEAVTIPNALLADLAQHIGNAKPDDYLFCYNDFKTGKKQLTPKKISDRWAKFRKEHKFDSKYQFYSLKDTGITDLLNTGIPAIKVRDQARHHDLKITEMYTARNKFADETVKTVDFTF from the coding sequence ATGCCTAAGAAAGAAAATAACACCTCTTCGCGTAGGGTATTCGTAGACTACAAGCCCGCAGAACTTAAAAAGGGCAAGGAATGGCGTATCTCTTATTACGCCAAAGTACCCGCTCAGAATGAATTTAAGCGTTTTAGGCAACGTGTGCCCCAAATGAAAAGCACGCGTGAGCGGGAACGATACGCCCAAAGAATGATAGCAGCCATCAACTTAAAGCTATCGCAAGGCTGGTCGCCGTTCTATGAGATGCAAGATGTAAGCTACAAATCATTAGAGTATTGTGCAGAGCTATTTATAAGTATGCAGCAACGTGAAGTAGATGACGGCATCAAGCGACCCGATACGGTGCGTTCCTATCGCTCTATGCTCGATATGCTTATGAAGTACGTAAAAGATAAGAAAATAGAATTGAAATTTATCATTGAGCTGGATAGGTTTTTCATAACAAACTACCTCGATTACTTATATTACGAACGTAAAAACAGCCCTCGAACTTATAACAACCACCTGCGTTTCCTCAATACCTTCTTAGAATGGTGTAAAGATAAACAGTTTGTAAAGCAAAATGCCGCAGAAGGTATAAAAACTAAGGCTAAAACACAGAAAAAACGCGAAGTACTTAGCCAAGCTGTTAAAGAGAAGGTAAGAGCATTACGCGATACTGATTTTCATTTTTACGTGCTTTGTATGCTTACTTATTACTGCTTTATACGGCGCACGGAGCTAACAAAGCTCAAAGTGAAGGACGTGCAGTTGTTTAGGGGCTTTATATTGGTAGAAGGTGAGAACTCTAAGAATAAAAAGACGGAAGCCGTTACCATACCCAACGCTTTGCTGGCTGACCTTGCGCAGCATATCGGCAATGCAAAGCCTGACGATTACCTATTCTGTTATAATGATTTTAAGACAGGCAAAAAGCAGCTCACTCCTAAAAAGATTTCAGACCGCTGGGCTAAGTTCAGAAAAGAACATAAGTTTGATAGCAAATACCAATTCTACTCACTCAAGGATACAGGCATCACTGACCTACTCAATACGGGTATCCCCGCCATAAAGGTGCGCGACCAAGCGCGACATCACGACTTAAAGATTACGGAAATGTACACTGCTCGCAATAAGTTTGCCGATGAGACGGTAAAAACAGTCGATTTCACCTTCTGA